The Cherax quadricarinatus isolate ZL_2023a chromosome 53, ASM3850222v1, whole genome shotgun sequence genome includes a region encoding these proteins:
- the LOC138854257 gene encoding F-actin-capping protein subunit beta isoform X1 produces MMEQQLDCALDLMRRLPPQQIERNLSDLIDLVPSLCEELLSSVDQPLKIARDKNSGKDYLLCDYNRDGDSYRSPWSNTYDPPLEDGAMPSDRLRKLELDANQAFDQYRDMYFEGGVSSVYLWDLDHGFAGVILIKKAGDGSKKIKGCWDSIHVVEVVEKSSGRSAHYKLTSTAMLWLQTNKQGSGTMNLGGSLTRQMEQDCPVSESSPHIANIGRMVEDMENKIRNTLNEIYFGKTKDIVNGLRSVQPLPDQKQHDALRTEIAKALIRRQAKGSNDENN; encoded by the exons ATG ATGGAGCAGCAGTTAGATTGTGCGCTGGACCTGATGCGCAGGCTGCCTCCTCAGCAAATAGAACGTAACCTGAGCGACTTAATTGACTTAGTGCCATCACTGTGTGAAGAACTTTTGTCCTCTGTTGATCAACCTCTGAAGATAGCACGAGACAAGAACAGTGGGAAAGACTACCTACTTTGTGACTACAACAGAGATGGGGATTCATATAG GTCACCGTGGAGCAACACTTATGATCCTCCTTTAGAAGATGGAGCGATGCCTAGTGACAGGCTACGTAAATTAGAGTTAGATGCTAATCAGGCTTTTGATCAGTACCGTGATATGTACTTTGAGGGTGGTGTTTCTTCTGTATATCTTTGGGATCTAGATCATGGGTTTGCAG GTGTTATTCTTATAAAGAaagctggtgatggtagtaagaAAATTAAAGGTTGCTGGGACAGCATCCATGTTGTTGAGGTAGTAGAAAAATCAAGTGGACGTTCAGCGCACTACAAGCTCACTTCGACTGCAATGCTATGGCTACAAACTAACAAACAGGGATCTGGCACAATGAACCTTGGTGGCTCTCTTACCAGACAG ATGGAACAGGACTGCCCTGTTTCAGAGTCATCTCCACACATTGCTAATATTGGTCGTATGGTAGAAGACATGGAGAACAAGATCCGCAATACGCTCAATGAGATCTACTTTGGCAAGACGAAGGACATTGTCAATGGTCTCCGCTCTGTCCAGCCCCTACCAGACCAGAAGCAGCATGATGCCCTCAGGACCGAGATTGCAAAAGCACTAATTAGGAGACAAGCAAAAGGTTCTAATGATGAGAATAATTAA
- the LOC138854257 gene encoding F-actin-capping protein subunit beta isoform X2 yields the protein MEQQLDCALDLMRRLPPQQIERNLSDLIDLVPSLCEELLSSVDQPLKIARDKNSGKDYLLCDYNRDGDSYRSPWSNTYDPPLEDGAMPSDRLRKLELDANQAFDQYRDMYFEGGVSSVYLWDLDHGFAGVILIKKAGDGSKKIKGCWDSIHVVEVVEKSSGRSAHYKLTSTAMLWLQTNKQGSGTMNLGGSLTRQMEQDCPVSESSPHIANIGRMVEDMENKIRNTLNEIYFGKTKDIVNGLRSVQPLPDQKQHDALRTEIAKALIRRQAKGSNDENN from the exons ATGGAGCAGCAGTTAGATTGTGCGCTGGACCTGATGCGCAGGCTGCCTCCTCAGCAAATAGAACGTAACCTGAGCGACTTAATTGACTTAGTGCCATCACTGTGTGAAGAACTTTTGTCCTCTGTTGATCAACCTCTGAAGATAGCACGAGACAAGAACAGTGGGAAAGACTACCTACTTTGTGACTACAACAGAGATGGGGATTCATATAG GTCACCGTGGAGCAACACTTATGATCCTCCTTTAGAAGATGGAGCGATGCCTAGTGACAGGCTACGTAAATTAGAGTTAGATGCTAATCAGGCTTTTGATCAGTACCGTGATATGTACTTTGAGGGTGGTGTTTCTTCTGTATATCTTTGGGATCTAGATCATGGGTTTGCAG GTGTTATTCTTATAAAGAaagctggtgatggtagtaagaAAATTAAAGGTTGCTGGGACAGCATCCATGTTGTTGAGGTAGTAGAAAAATCAAGTGGACGTTCAGCGCACTACAAGCTCACTTCGACTGCAATGCTATGGCTACAAACTAACAAACAGGGATCTGGCACAATGAACCTTGGTGGCTCTCTTACCAGACAG ATGGAACAGGACTGCCCTGTTTCAGAGTCATCTCCACACATTGCTAATATTGGTCGTATGGTAGAAGACATGGAGAACAAGATCCGCAATACGCTCAATGAGATCTACTTTGGCAAGACGAAGGACATTGTCAATGGTCTCCGCTCTGTCCAGCCCCTACCAGACCAGAAGCAGCATGATGCCCTCAGGACCGAGATTGCAAAAGCACTAATTAGGAGACAAGCAAAAGGTTCTAATGATGAGAATAATTAA